The sequence below is a genomic window from Streptomyces sp. B21-105.
GGTCGCCGGGTGCGTCGCCGGGTGCGTCGTGGGCGTGGTCGTCGGGTACGTCACTGAGGGCGGGCCCGCGGGTGAGGCAGGGATGGCGGCGGCCCCGGTCGTCGTCGCCGGGTCGTCACCGTCGCGCCGGTCGGGGAACACCCACACGCGGAAGAGCAGGAAGCGCAGCACCGTCGCCGCGAGGTTGGCCGCGACGAGGGCCGCCAGCTCGGTCGCGTGCGCGGGGTCGGAGGTCGCCGCGTTCAGCGCGACGAGCGAGCCGCTGGTCAGCGCCAGGCCGATACCGAAGACGACCAGGCCCTGCGCCTGGTGCTTGACGGCCCCGCCGCGTCCCCGCACCCCGAAGGTGAGGCGCCGGTTGGCGGCGGTGTTGGCGACCGCGGACACCAGCAGGGCGAGCGCGTTGGCGATCTGCGAGCCGCCGAACTGGCGGAAACCGCTGTAGAGAAGGAGGTAGAAGAGGGTGGACAGTCCGCCGACGACGCAGAACCCGACCAGCTGACGGGCCAGGCCGCCCGGCACGTCCTGGATCTCGCGGTCGCGCGGGTCGTCGCCGAACGGACGGCGGAGCCGGTCGAGGGACAGCGAACCGGTGGCCAGGGCCTTGCCCACGCGCCACACCCCTTTCAGGTCGTCGGTCGCCGTCTTCACGATGTGCACCGTGGAGTCCGGGTCGTCGACCCAGTCGACCGGCACCTCGTGGATACGGAGGCCGGCGCGCTCGGCGAGCACCAGCATCTCAGTGTCGAAGAACCAGCCGGTGTCTTCCACCAGGGGAGCAGAATCCGTGCGACGTCACGCCGGATCGCCTTGAACCCGCACTGCGCGTCCGAGAAGCGGGCCTGTAGCGAGCCGCGCAGGATCAGGTTGTAGGCGCGGCTGATGAACTCCCGCTTCGGCCCGCGCACCACCCGGGAGTCACGGGCGAGCCGGGAGCCGATCGCCAGGTCGGAGTGGCCGGAGATCAGCGGCGCCACCAGCGGCAGCAGCGCGTTGAGGTCGGTGGACAGGTCCACGTCCATGTACGCGAGGATCGGGGCGTCCGAGGCGGACCAGACGGTCCGCAGGGCTCGGCCGCGGCCCTTCTGCTCGAGCCGGAAGTTCCGCACCTCCGGGATCCGCGCCTCCAGCCGGCGCGCCACCGAGGGGGTCGCGTCGGTCGACGCGTTGTCCGCGATGGTGATGCGGAAGGAGTAGGGGAACGTCCGCGTCAGGTGGTCGTGCAGTCTCCGGACGCAGGGCTGGAGGTCCTTCTCCTCGTTGAAGACGGGGATCACTACGTCCAGGACAGGCGTACCGGCTGTGGCGGCCGGGAGGTGCTCCCGCGCCGGCAGGGTGCCGGGAGAAGAGTCGGTTCGCATGTCGTCGACTTTCGTCAGGCGCCCTGTTGCACCCATGTGGTGGCACTGTGCTCGACCTGTGAGTCGAGTTGCCAGCTCGTTTCGGGTGCGGGCTGGGGCACGGCCGGGCCGAGCGCGGGCAGGTGCACGGTGAACACGGTCTGTCCGGGCACGCTGTCGACGGTCACGGCGCCGCCGTGCGCGGTCGCGACAGCCTGCACGATGGCGAGGCCGAGGCCGGTCGAGCCGGACGCGCGGGAGCGCGAGGAGTCGCCGCGCGCGAACCGTTCGAAGACATGCGGCAGCAGGTCGGGCGGAATGCCCTGGCCGTTGTCCTGGACGTCCACGCACAGCCACGGCCCGCGGCGCTGCACGCGCGCGGTGACGGTGGTGCCGGGCGGGGTGTGCGTCCGGGCGTTGGCGAGGAGGTTGACGAGGACCTGTTGAAGTCGCGCCGAGTCGGCGGAGACCAGGGCCGGCTCGTCGGGCAGTTCGAGGCGCCAGGCGTGCTCGTCGCCGGCGACGCGGGCGTCGCTGACGGTGTCGATGACCAGGGGGACGAGGTCGGTCTGCTCGAACTGCAGGGGCCGGCCCGCGTCGAGCCGGGCGAGCAGGAGCAGGTCCTCGACGAGGAAGGTCATCCGGCCGGCCTCGGACTCGATGCGGCCGAGCGCGTGCTTGGTGTCGGGCCCGACCTCCTCGCGTCCGCGCCGGGTCAGCTCGGCGTAGCCGCGGATGGAGGCGAGGGGCGTGCGCAGCTCGTGACTGGCGTCCGCGACGAACTGCCGGACCCGCATCTCGCTCTCCTGGCGGGCGTGCAGCGCGCCGTGGACGTGGTTCAGCATCCGGTTGAGGGCCGCGCCGACCTGCCCGACCTCGGTGTGCGGATCGGTCTCGGACTCCGGCACCCGCTCGCTGAGGTTCACCTCGCCGGTGTGCAGGGGGAGTTCGGAGACCCGGGTGGCGGTGGCGGCGACCTTGCGGAGCGGCCGGGTGGCGACGCCGACCATGACGGTGCCGGCGAGGCCGGCGGCGAGGAGACCCGCGACGGTCAGACTGATCTCGACGACGATCAGGGTGTTGATGGTCTTGTCGACGTCGGCCGTGGGGATGGCCACGTAGTAGGCGGAGGTGTCGTTGCTGGCGTACTTGACGAGGTAGTCGCCCAGTCCGGGGATCGTCACGGTGTGCGTCTTGTCGTCCCGGGAGACCGAGTTGAGCGCTGTCTTCTGGGCTTTCGTGAGCTCCTTGCTGCCCATCGAGAAGTCCTGCGACTTCACGCCGCGCGCGGCCTCGGTGATGGCGCCGTTCACGACCTTGGCCGCGATGGTGCTGTCCGACTGGGGGCCCGTGACCAGCTGACCGAGCTGCCGGCCGGGCGTGGTGGTGTCGGTCTTCGCCGACGGGCCGGGCGGCCCGGCGAAGCCGTCGCGGGGCGCCGCACGCGCCGCGACCTCGCCCAGCCGCTCGTTGAGCTGGCCGTACAGATGGTCCCGGAGCACGAGGGTGGTCACCGTGCCGATCACCGCGCAGACGACGGCGATCAGGGTCACCGACACGACGACGAGCCGGGTCCGCAGGGTGCGCGGCTTTCCCGCTCGTCTCTTCTGCGGACGCGGCCGTCGTCGCCCGTTCATGACGCGGCGGGCTTGATCAGGTAACCGGCCCCACGACGGGTGTGGATCATCGGCTCACGGCCCGCGTCTATCTTGCGCCGCAGGTAGGAGATGTACAGCTCGACGACGTTGGCCTGACCGCCGAAGTCGTACGACCACACCCGGTCCAGGATCTGCGCCTTGCTGAGCACGCGCCGCGGGTTGCGCATCAGGAAGCGCAGCAGCTCGAACTCGGTGGCGGTGAGGTGGATGTCGGCGCCGGCCCGCGACACCTCGTGGCTGTCCTCGTCGAGGGTCAGGTCCCCGACCACCAGCATGGAGTCGGACCGCCGGTCGGCGGCGCCGGTACGCCGGATGAGCCCGCGCAGCCGTGCCACGACCTCCTCGAGGCTGAACGGCTTGGTGACGTAGTCGTCGCCGCCGGCGGTGAGCCCGGCGATCCGGTCCTCGACGGCGTCCTTGGCCGTGAGGAACAGCACCGGGACGTCCGGCAGCTCACGCCGCAGCCGCCCCAGGACCGTCAGCCCGTCCATGTCGGGCAGCATCATGTCGAGGACGACGGCGTCGGGCCGGAACTCACGGGCGGTCTGGATCGCACCCGTGCCGTCACCGGCACTCCGGATCTGCCAACCCTCATAGCGCAGGGCCATGGACAGCAGCTCGGTGATCGACAGCTCGTCGTCCACCACAAGCACGCGGACGGGGCTCCCGTCCGGCCTCAGCAGTTCGGTGCGCCCCTGGGGCGAGGTCGTGGTCATGGTGAACACCCTGTCGGGGCCCGCTGAGAGCACTCTTTCACTTGTCTGTGATTTCTCTGAGAAACGCACAGGCGCCTCTCAGGCAACACCTGGGAAGCGCTTGCTCCGCGTTTTCTCCGTGCTTGGTTTCCGCGCTTGCTCCGCTCCAGCCCCGCCCCTCGCCCTGGGGGGCGAATTGCCCGCGAACACCCGATCTTGCGGCGTCGGGGTGCGACGTCGTGGTGCGACGCCGGGCCCACTCCCCGAAGATCTCATGGGCCGCCGACCGGGAGCCCGGCTGTGATCCACCTTGGCGACGCACAGGAACGGGCGGGATCGCGCCTCCGTCAGAACAGGCCGTCCTGACGGTGCTCCGTCCCCCTGAACCGCCGTACCGGAAAGCCCACTTCGCCGCTCCCCGCAGGGACCAGCTCCCACCCTCGCATCAACCGCGTGTCGAGCACGACCACCCCACCCCGGTCGGCCGCGGCCGGGTCGGCGGGCTGGGGCGGATCGGCGGATCGGGGCGGATCGGCGGCCGGAAGCGGGACGACGTCCGGACTCGGGCCGACGGCCGGACTCGGGCCGACGGCCAGATGCAGGTCGGGGCCGACGGCCGCCACCAGCTCGCCACTCACCGAGCCGCCGGGCACGAGCTCGCTCACCTCACCGTACGCGGCCGGAGCCCCGGCGAGCCCGAACGCCCGTACATGGTCGACGGATCGGAACGGCGCGGGCTCCAACGACTCGGGCCAGTCGCCCAGTTGAACGGCCCGGCCGTACACCTCGCGCAGCTCACCCGCCCGTTCCTCCTCCCCCGTCGGCAGCGCGGACCGCACCGCCCGCTTGACGGCGTACGGAACCCGGTCCGGCACGCGCAGCGCGGCCCGCAACAGTTCCTCGGTGCGGCGGGCTGCCATCAACGGCCCGACGCCGAGCCAGCTGAAGCAGACCGCGCCCTGCTCCAGCAGTCGCACGGGCCCCCGCTCGGCGGCAGTGATCCCCACCTTGACGAGCCCGGGCCCGAACCAGGCGAGGTACACCCGGTAGGGGCGCGGGTCGTCGGCGATCCCGTCCGCCGCGACGGAGTGCGCCCGGTCCAGCCGCGCGCACTCCTCGCACCGGGCCCCCGTGCTCCTTCCCGGCACGGCCGCCCGCACCGGACACGGATTCCCCCGAGCCCCGACACACTGCCGCACACCGCCCGCCACCACGCCGAACGAGACCCGCTTGCCCCAGGTCAGCGGGCTAGGACGGGCCCCGTCCCAGATCAGCGCGGGGCCCTCCGCCGCCGACCACCGCAGCCCCGCACACCTCCATGCCCGTGCCATCACCCGCAACGCTAGGCCCCGGCACCGACAGCGCGGTGACGGCCGTGCGCCCGCGCCCGGCGAGCCGGCACCCGACACACCCCGGATGACCTTCCCGGGCCCACGGATCCCGTACCCGCATCCCCCATTCCGACCGCGGGCGCACCCCCGGCGGCTTGCCCCACCCGGCGAGATGCAGCCCCCAGGTGACCAGCGCGGCCAATCCGAGGACGACACCGCCGACGACCAGCGCGGGCACCGAGCCGACGCACACACCGACGCCCGCCGCGGAGCCCCCGACGGCCACGATCGCCACGCCGGTCCATCCGGCGATCGTGTGCCCCTCGTCGTATCCATGCCCGGCCATGAATCCCTCACTATCTAAGAAGTTCATACTGGAAACCTCTTACAAGGTAAGACAAACCGAAAGCGGATAACAAGGACCCAGCACGAACCCGTCCCCGTCCCACGAGCCACCGCCCCCGCAGCTCACGCAGCTCCCTCAGCCGAGCTCACGCACTCGAACGCCCCGGAGAGGAACCGGCCCCGCGATGACACCAGAGCCGCCGCCTCCGTCCCCCCGCCCCGCAGCCACCCCCGCCGAGGCGCTCTCCGCGATGGACGACCTCATCGCGGCCAGCATGATCGGGCAGCAGGAGATGGCCCAGCGCCTGGGCCTGAACGTCACCGACCTGACCTGCTTCGGCTACGTCCTTCAGGCCGGCGAGGACCTTCTGACGGCCGGCGACCTCGCGGCACACGTCCAGGTCACGACAGGCGCCGTGACCGGCATCCTCAACCGTCTGGAACGCGCCGGCTACGTCACCCGCCGGGCCGACCCCCAGGACCGCCGCCGGGTCCGCGTCGCGGCCGTCCCCTCGGCGGTGGCCAGGGTCTACGCCCTCTACGAGCCGCATTACGCCCGCCTGAACGCCCTCTTCGCCGAATACTCGGTGGAGGAGATCGCCGTCCTGACGGACTGGTTCACCCGCGCGACCGCCCTCGCCAACGCCTACCGCGAGGAACTGCGCCTCAGCCACGACCGGAGCGAGTGACCCCCGGCGACCAGGACCCCCGTCGACCAGCGCTCTAATCAAGGATGTGATTAGTCATTTCTTTGAGTAATCTACTCTCGAGGAGACGGACGGCCGAACCGGGACGAGGGGGCAGCCTCGATGGCCTTGCGACATGCCGTGCTGGCGGCGCTGCTGGACGGCGAGTACAGCGGATACCAGCTGGCGAAGGCGTTCGATGTCGGCGTGGCGAACTTCTGGCACGCCCTGCCCCAGCAGCTGTACGCCGAGCTGGCCAAGCTGGAGGGGGAAGGGCTGGTCGCCGGTCGGCAGGTGATCCAGGAGACGCGGCCCAACAAGCGCCTGTTCCACGTCACCGACGCCGGCCGCGCCGAGCTGGAGAAGTTCGCCGCAGCCGTGGCGAAGCCCTCGTTCATCCGCGACGACCTGCTGGTCAAGGTCCAGGTCGCCGACCGCATCGGTACCGCGTCGGTGATCGAACAGCTCGAGGAGCGGGCGTCCGCGGCCGAGGGCAAGATCGAACTGCTCGGCAAGCTGCTGCGACAACTGCGCGGCGAGCAGGACGAAGCGGAGTTCCTCCTCAGAGGCGAGCGGATCGGGCCGTACCTGACCTGCCTGCGCGGCCTCGCATTCGAGCAGGGCCACCGGGACTGGTGCCTGCGGATCGCGACTGTCCTGCGGGAAAGGCGGACGACTCATGCACAACGGTGACTACCTGCGCTATGTCGCCCTGGGCGACAGCCAGACCGAAGGGCTCGGCGACGGCGACGACACCCTGGGCCTACGCGGCTTCGCCGACCGGCTCGCCGAGCACCTCGCCGCCGTCAACCCCGGTCTCCGGTACGCCAATCTGGCCGTACGAGGGCGTACCGCCGGCCAGGTCCACACCGAACAGCTGGGGCCGGCCCTGGCTCTGCGCCCCGACCTGGCCACCGTCGTCGCCGGTGTCAACGACCTGCTCCGGCCCCGGTACGACGCCGCGGAAGTGGCAGGGCACCTGGAGGACATGTTCGCCGCCCTCACGGCCGCCGGCACCCACGTGGTGACGCTGACCTTCCCCGACGTCGGAAGGATCATGCCGCTGGCCCGGCCCGTCAGGTCCCGCGTGTTCGACCTCAACACCCGCATCCGTGCCGCGGCCGCCCGGCACGGGGTCACCGTCGCCGAGACCGGCCGACAGACCGCCACCACCGACCCACGGATGTGGACCGCGGACCGCCTCCACGCCAGCCCCCTCGGTCACGAACGGATCGCCGCAGCCCTCGCCCACGCCATCCACCTGCCCGGAACCGACGACACCTGGACACGCCCCCTGCCACCGCAGAGGGTTCCCTCGCGCCGACAGGCAGCAGGAGCCGAACTCCGCTGGGTGGCCGCACACCTCGGCCCCTGGCTCGTACGCCGCCTGCGCGGCCGATCCTCCGGCGACGGCCGCACCGCCAAGCGCCCCCAGCTCCTGCCCGTGACTCCCACGCCCGACTCCGCCGCGCACACCGGTCGACGCGAGTCTCCTTAGCGTGCGACGGCGTCGGGCCCGGCGGGCACCCCGGTCTTGCCTCCAACGGCCCGGCGTTGTGCGGCATGCCGGAGGCCCGGATTCGGTTTCTCCGGATGTCGGCCCGTGTGCACTCGGCGGGGCTTGTCGAACCCGGCTACGACGCCGTCGCCGGATGACGCGCCCGTCACATACTCCAGCGGGTACTTCCTCGGGGCAGGCATCGTCCGGGCTCCTCTCATGAGACCCATCTGACCTGCTGTCATCTTTCCCCGCATCTCGGGGGAACCTCAAACCGGCCCGATGTCCTGCCGGCCCCACGCCAGGAAGGCGTTGCAGACCGCCGGGTCGGCTTGTTCCGCCGACGTCGCCCCGAGCGCGCGACCTCCGGCACCGAACCCGCGAGTGCGGCCCGCCGGGCTACCAGCCGGGAGCGCCGGGCGGTACGGGCGTCCGGTCGGCGGGGGTGACGCCGGTGGCGGCGAGAATCCGTTCGGCCGAGGCGTCGTTGTCGTCCCGTACGGCCATGGCCATCGCGGCGCGAGCGAGCGAGGGAGCCGTCTGCGGAGGGATCACCAGGAACATGAAGTGGTCCTGATCGCCCCGAGTGACGATCATGGTGTCGTCGCTGACGGCAGCCCAGTCGATGCGGACGGTACGACCGTCGACGAGAAGATGGCCCGGCCTCTCGTCCCAGGCGCCCGCGTCGAGGCCGACACGGGCGAGTGGACCCAGCCGGGCACTCAACACGGCGAGCAGTCCGGACAGTTGACTCCCGAGATCACGTGACCGCGGCCACCACGCGCCGTCGAACGTCCCCGTGCGCCGGGGCGTCGTCTCCATCCGCAGGACCGCGGTGCCGGGGAGTATCGGCTCCCTGCTGGTGTCCGCCAGGAGGGAGCCCGGGAGCAGCGGGATCGTGGGGATCACGGGGACTCACCTCAGTCCCTTCCAGGTGCTGCGTCTCCGCAGGGTCGCCCCGGGGGCGGCCTTGGTGGAAGGCGGCGGCGCGATCGCGTGCTGCCGGTTCGCCAGGTGGACGATGAGCACACCCAGAGCGATCATCGCCATGACGACGACCAGGGTCACAAAGGTCTCCATGGTCCTCACATCCCCATCAGCGCAGGGCCGGGCCGCGACGGGTGCAACGGCTCGACTCCGCCCTCGGCCATGACTCCCGGGCTCCGTGGACGCGCGGCCGGATCGCGGGCCCCGTGCCCTCCCTCGGAGTCCCAGACCGCTTCCCGGGCCCGGTCGGTCTCGGACGCCGTCCGCAGAAGTACGGCCTCCTCCATCAACCGGCTCGCGGTCGACGTGCCCCACGGGTCGCTCGCGGCGGCCATCAGCCAGGCGGCCATGACGGGGTCCGTCCACGGCGGGACCACCAGCAGGTTCCAGCGGCCCGTGCGGTAGGAGAGCAGCAGCAGTTCGTGCGGGTCCTGCTCGGCCAGGAACCAGCCCACCTTCACGACGTGACCGGCGACGGGCACCTTGCGCGGGAGGACCGGCCACTGGGTGGGGTTCACCGTGACCCTGGTGATCCGCCCCCACAGCGGATCCAGTACCGCCGTCAGGATCGGCAGTTCCGCCGCCAGATCACGGGAGCGGGGCCACCAGGCGCCGTCCAGAAGAGCCGGCGCGGCGCAGACGGGGGCCAGCGACAGGCGGAGAGAGGAAGAAGTAGTGGAGGACAGCCGATCTTCGAGTATCGGCGAGAGGGAAATGGTCGCAGTCATGACGCGAACCCTGCCCCGAGCCGACCGTGGTCGGCCCGGCCTATGCGATCGCCGAAAACGACACGAGCATGGAAGCCGGTGCGCGGAATATCCTCGGTACTTCGAGCCTACTCCCCGGCCACGCCGAACGGACCCGGGCCGTCGGCGGGGGGACCGTCGCCCCTGTGCTCCTCCTCCGCACGGACCCGCTCCAGGGGCACTGTCCGGAGAGGCGCCGTGTGATCACCCAGCCGGAGGCGCGGCAAACGGTGCCCGGTATCGAGGCGACGTCCCGCACGGTGGCCCGGACGGCGCACTGTCCGGGAGAACGGCTGGTCACACGCACTCACAGGGGCTTCGGGCGGAGTAGGGTCGGAATACCGGGAGCACTTCGCGCACCGACTTCCCTGCTGGTGCCGTTCTCGGTGAGCGACAGGACCGGAACGTCCAGGACGAGCCCGGGGACAGGTTCGCGCCATGACCGCGACCAGCAGAGGTACGACCCCCACCGGACAGGACCGCCCCGGCGCGCTCGGCCCGAGGGAGGTGAGGACGTGGAGACCGTCGTCACAGCGGTACTGATCATCGCCGTGATCGCCATGGGAATCGCCCTGATCCATCGGCTCAACGCGCAGCACGACGCAAGGATCGCGGCCTACCGCTACGGCGAGGCGCTGCCGGGAGCCGGCCGCCTGCGGGCGAAGAACCGACGAGCGGCAAAGCCTTCCGCGTCGCCCGCTGTCGACGGCGCCGAGCCGGGCGGCACCGCGGATGACGCGGCCCGCTCCCCGAGGGAAGCCGTGAGCAGGCCGGAACGGCTTCACCCCGCGGAGTCACCGGACCCGCCCCCTGCCGGGAACGTCGACGTGCGTCTCGTCGCCTCGTCCCCCGAGGCCGCGCGCAAGGTCGCGGAGGTTCTCCGCCGCTGCTTCGCCTCGTCCGAGCAGCGCAGCTATCCCGTCGGCACGGTGGCCGGCGGAACCCGCCTCCACCTCACGGTGGACACCGCTCGCGCAGCCGAGCCTGCGCGCTCCTGGCTGGTCACCAGTCGGTCCTCCGGAAACGACCGTACGCAGACTGACGAAACCTGACCAACGAGAACCAAAAAGCACCATATGCCCGGAATCTTCACCAGGGCTACCATGAAAGCGGGTCGGCACACTCTCACGTGCGACCGGCCCGTAAGGGCGACCCCGGTGTGTCTACGCCGGGGTCGTTGAAGCACCACGGGCACGGCCGTCGGGAGCAGGGCGCGATCCGTTCCGCCCATGGCCACCGACGGCCACTTCGTTCAAGACCGGTATCCCTGCCCTGGCCCGCTCATCGGTCGACGTGCTCCCGCCGCCCCAGCCGCAGCCGCAGCCGCCCAAGGCTCTTGGGGTGACCGACGTTCGGGGCGACATGCCGCCCCATGGCGTAATCGGCTCGTCGGGCCGGTAGGCGATGCGAGCCTGTGACGGTCGACTGCGCCGTGCCTCGCTGCTCGCCGCTGCCTGCCGGGTGGATCCGAGAGGAGCAGGGTGCGTCGCGCGTCGGGGCGCCGCGTCGGGCGCCACGTCGGGACCCGTGGTCGGGATGCCGGAAGCTCCGACGCCGTCCGGTCGGCACCGCCCGCACCGGCTGCGGTTCGACGAGTCCAGGGGAACCGGGCCGCCCGGTGAACACCGCGTGGACGCTGCCACCCCGTGATTTCCCCCTGCCCGGGACGAAGGAAAGAAGACAGCCATGACGGACGGTGGGCGGCAGCCGGACCGGGTCGGGGTGGACCGGTCGGAGGGATTCGGCGAACGGCTGTTGGGGGTGCTGCTGGACCGCGCCCACGAGATGCCGCCGCAGTTGATCGCCCCACTCGTCGCGGAAGAGGTGGCCAGGGTCGGGGGACGGGACGTCTCCATCCTCCTGCAGGACTACGAGCAGGTGCTGCTGGTGCCGCTGCCGGGACGGAGGCTGAAGCTCAGCGGCCCCGAGCCGGTCGAGAACTCCCCCGCAGGCGACGCGTTCCTGAGCCGCAGAACCGTGGAGGTGCCGCAGGACGGCAGTGTGCGGATGTACCTGCCGCTGCTGGACGGCAGCGACCAGATCGGGGTGATGGCCGTCACCCTGGACAGCGTCGATGACGACGACAGGCGATTGCTGCGCAGACTCGCCGGCCTGGTCGCGGACATGATCGTCACCAAGGACGCCTACACCGACCAGTTCTTCCAGGCCCGCCGCAGTGCGCCGATGAGTGTGGCCGCGGAGATCCAGTGGTCGTTGCTGCCCCCGCTGTCCATGACGGTGCCGCAGGTCGAGGTGGCCGGCATCCTGGAGCCCGCCTACGACGTGGCCGGCGACAGCTTCGACTACGCCCTCAACGGCGACATCCTGCACGTGGCCATGATCGACGCGATGGGCCACGGACTGGACGCGGCGACCATGGCGACGGTGGCCATCGGCGCCTATCGCCACACGCGACGGGCCCATACGGATCTGTCCCAGGTGTATGCGTTCATGGACAGGGCCATCAATGAGCAGTTCGGCCAAGACCACTTCGTCACCGCTCAGATGATGATCCTCGACGTGACCACAGGCCGGCTGCAGTGGGTCAACGCCGGCCACCCGGCTCCGTTCCTGATCCGTGACCGCGCTGTGGTGGACCGGCTGGAGAGCCCGACCACGCTGCCGGTCGGCTTCGGCGGTGAGGAGCCGGTGGTCAGCGAGCGGATGCTGGAACCCGGGGACCGGTTGCTGTGCTTCACCGACGGCCTGTTCGAGGAGCACCAGGCCGGTGGAGAACAGTTCGGTGAGGAGCAGTTGATCGAGTGGACCAATCGGATCCTCCGCGACCGCCCCCAGGTACGGGCTGTGGTACGAGCGCTCTCCCACGCCCTGAAACAGGAACGCGGCGGCACCACGACCGACGACGCGACCATCTTCCTCATCGAGTGGCGAGGCGGCGACGCCCATCACCTCACCACCCTCGATTGAGCCCGCCGACGATCCACCGACTCCCTCGCCGAAGCCTGCCGCTGCCCCATGGTCCGCACGCGAGGTCGCTCAGGACGGGATCGGCGCGTCGACGTACGTCCTGGCGATGTCGGTGATGAAGTCGCGCCTGCCGTCCGGGGTGAGGGCCTGCGCCTGGCGGTGGTCGTACCTCGCGTTGTGGTGCCACACCTCGAACGGCTTCTCCAGGCAGAGATCGCCGGCGAACCGCTCCAGGTACACCACCCCCGCCTCGGGGCTGTCGGCGAACCGCAGGATGGAGAACTGCCCTGACAGACCCGGATGAGCGCCGGCCGTGTACGGAAGGACCTGCACCGTGATGTGCGACTCCGCGCTGAGTGCCTTCAGGTGCTCCAGCTGTTCACGCATGACGTCCGGGCCGCCGACGACTCGGCGCAGGGCCGATTCGTCGATGAACCCAAACAGGCCGATGTAGACGCCGTCGGAGAGTTCGCCATAGGGGTGCCACCAGCCCCGCTCACCGGATTCCCTGGCCATCTCCATCAGGGAGTCGATGACCTGCTGGTCCGTCACTTCGGCCCCTGAACCCGTGTTGTCTGAGAGTCGGCCGGAGTCCGGAGTGTCCCTGG
It includes:
- a CDS encoding HAMP domain-containing sensor histidine kinase encodes the protein MNGRRRPRPQKRRAGKPRTLRTRLVVVSVTLIAVVCAVIGTVTTLVLRDHLYGQLNERLGEVAARAAPRDGFAGPPGPSAKTDTTTPGRQLGQLVTGPQSDSTIAAKVVNGAITEAARGVKSQDFSMGSKELTKAQKTALNSVSRDDKTHTVTIPGLGDYLVKYASNDTSAYYVAIPTADVDKTINTLIVVEISLTVAGLLAAGLAGTVMVGVATRPLRKVAATATRVSELPLHTGEVNLSERVPESETDPHTEVGQVGAALNRMLNHVHGALHARQESEMRVRQFVADASHELRTPLASIRGYAELTRRGREEVGPDTKHALGRIESEAGRMTFLVEDLLLLARLDAGRPLQFEQTDLVPLVIDTVSDARVAGDEHAWRLELPDEPALVSADSARLQQVLVNLLANARTHTPPGTTVTARVQRRGPWLCVDVQDNGQGIPPDLLPHVFERFARGDSSRSRASGSTGLGLAIVQAVATAHGGAVTVDSVPGQTVFTVHLPALGPAVPQPAPETSWQLDSQVEHSATTWVQQGA
- a CDS encoding response regulator transcription factor, with protein sequence MTTTSPQGRTELLRPDGSPVRVLVVDDELSITELLSMALRYEGWQIRSAGDGTGAIQTAREFRPDAVVLDMMLPDMDGLTVLGRLRRELPDVPVLFLTAKDAVEDRIAGLTAGGDDYVTKPFSLEEVVARLRGLIRRTGAADRRSDSMLVVGDLTLDEDSHEVSRAGADIHLTATEFELLRFLMRNPRRVLSKAQILDRVWSYDFGGQANVVELYISYLRRKIDAGREPMIHTRRGAGYLIKPAAS
- a CDS encoding DUF2797 domain-containing protein, producing the protein MARAWRCAGLRWSAAEGPALIWDGARPSPLTWGKRVSFGVVAGGVRQCVGARGNPCPVRAAVPGRSTGARCEECARLDRAHSVAADGIADDPRPYRVYLAWFGPGLVKVGITAAERGPVRLLEQGAVCFSWLGVGPLMAARRTEELLRAALRVPDRVPYAVKRAVRSALPTGEEERAGELREVYGRAVQLGDWPESLEPAPFRSVDHVRAFGLAGAPAAYGEVSELVPGGSVSGELVAAVGPDLHLAVGPSPAVGPSPDVVPLPAADPPRSADPPQPADPAAADRGGVVVLDTRLMRGWELVPAGSGEVGFPVRRFRGTEHRQDGLF
- a CDS encoding HGxxPAAW family protein encodes the protein MAGHGYDEGHTIAGWTGVAIVAVGGSAAGVGVCVGSVPALVVGGVVLGLAALVTWGLHLAGWGKPPGVRPRSEWGMRVRDPWAREGHPGCVGCRLAGRGRTAVTALSVPGPSVAGDGTGMEVCGAAVVGGGGPRADLGRGPS
- a CDS encoding MarR family winged helix-turn-helix transcriptional regulator — its product is MTPEPPPPSPRPAATPAEALSAMDDLIAASMIGQQEMAQRLGLNVTDLTCFGYVLQAGEDLLTAGDLAAHVQVTTGAVTGILNRLERAGYVTRRADPQDRRRVRVAAVPSAVARVYALYEPHYARLNALFAEYSVEEIAVLTDWFTRATALANAYREELRLSHDRSE
- a CDS encoding PadR family transcriptional regulator — protein: MALRHAVLAALLDGEYSGYQLAKAFDVGVANFWHALPQQLYAELAKLEGEGLVAGRQVIQETRPNKRLFHVTDAGRAELEKFAAAVAKPSFIRDDLLVKVQVADRIGTASVIEQLEERASAAEGKIELLGKLLRQLRGEQDEAEFLLRGERIGPYLTCLRGLAFEQGHRDWCLRIATVLRERRTTHAQR
- a CDS encoding SGNH/GDSL hydrolase family protein, coding for MHNGDYLRYVALGDSQTEGLGDGDDTLGLRGFADRLAEHLAAVNPGLRYANLAVRGRTAGQVHTEQLGPALALRPDLATVVAGVNDLLRPRYDAAEVAGHLEDMFAALTAAGTHVVTLTFPDVGRIMPLARPVRSRVFDLNTRIRAAAARHGVTVAETGRQTATTDPRMWTADRLHASPLGHERIAAALAHAIHLPGTDDTWTRPLPPQRVPSRRQAAGAELRWVAAHLGPWLVRRLRGRSSGDGRTAKRPQLLPVTPTPDSAAHTGRRESP
- a CDS encoding DUF5994 family protein — its product is MPTIPLLPGSLLADTSREPILPGTAVLRMETTPRRTGTFDGAWWPRSRDLGSQLSGLLAVLSARLGPLARVGLDAGAWDERPGHLLVDGRTVRIDWAAVSDDTMIVTRGDQDHFMFLVIPPQTAPSLARAAMAMAVRDDNDASAERILAATGVTPADRTPVPPGAPGW
- a CDS encoding DUF5994 family protein, producing the protein MTATISLSPILEDRLSSTTSSSLRLSLAPVCAAPALLDGAWWPRSRDLAAELPILTAVLDPLWGRITRVTVNPTQWPVLPRKVPVAGHVVKVGWFLAEQDPHELLLLSYRTGRWNLLVVPPWTDPVMAAWLMAAASDPWGTSTASRLMEEAVLLRTASETDRAREAVWDSEGGHGARDPAARPRSPGVMAEGGVEPLHPSRPGPALMGM